A single window of Solanum dulcamara chromosome 5, daSolDulc1.2, whole genome shotgun sequence DNA harbors:
- the LOC129889023 gene encoding uncharacterized protein LOC129889023 isoform X1, whose translation MAEALLLTRHKIGSLIASTRGFRDISTTGTLNLTNAMKMKPSKNLFKIARTTMISIRGMPLLKMPTYNYQRDGRHSRLPRSWLEFLLDFQEVGESLFYRGQDFYSCYYC comes from the exons ATGGCAGAGGCGCTGCTCTTGACAAGGCATAAGATCGGATCCTTAATAGCTTCAACAAGAGGATTTCGAGACATTTCCACAACAGGCACTCTAAATCTCACGAATGCCATGAAAATGAAACCCAGTAAAAACTTGTTCAAAATAGCTCGAACAACTATG ATTTCTATTCGTGGGATGCCATTACTTAAAATGCCAACCTATAATTATCAGAG ggacggacgacactcacgactaccccgctcgtggctagagtttttgTTAGATTtccaagaagttggtgagtccttattctaccgaggacaagacttttattcatgttactattgttag
- the LOC129889023 gene encoding uncharacterized protein LOC129889023 isoform X2: MAEALLLTRHKIGSLIASTRGFRDISTTGTLNLTNAMKMKPSKNLFKIARTTMISIRGMPLLKMPTYNYQRDGRHSRLPRSWLEFLLDFQEVG; encoded by the exons ATGGCAGAGGCGCTGCTCTTGACAAGGCATAAGATCGGATCCTTAATAGCTTCAACAAGAGGATTTCGAGACATTTCCACAACAGGCACTCTAAATCTCACGAATGCCATGAAAATGAAACCCAGTAAAAACTTGTTCAAAATAGCTCGAACAACTATG ATTTCTATTCGTGGGATGCCATTACTTAAAATGCCAACCTATAATTATCAGAG ggacggacgacactcacgactaccccgctcgtggctagagtttttgTTAGATTtccaagaagttg